The following proteins are encoded in a genomic region of Bradyrhizobium sp. SK17:
- the bluB gene encoding 5,6-dimethylbenzimidazole synthase → MVSFDDTFRHQLHELFVWRRDVRRFRTDPLPDRTIERLIEIACLSPSVGLSQPWRFVMVDDRARRRAVIEDFKACNADALRSYSGERAAKYAALKLSGLEEAPGHLAVFAEKTDQIGAGLGRATMPETTEYSVVAAICSMWLAARAEGIGLGWVSILNPDRIHDILDVPASWKFVGYLCIGYPQAECDRPELEQAKWESRRGAGEFTIRR, encoded by the coding sequence ATGGTCTCGTTCGACGACACGTTTCGCCATCAACTGCACGAACTGTTCGTGTGGCGACGCGACGTGCGGCGCTTCCGCACCGATCCGCTGCCGGATCGGACGATCGAGCGGCTGATCGAGATCGCCTGCCTGTCGCCTTCGGTCGGCCTCAGCCAGCCCTGGCGCTTCGTCATGGTCGATGACAGAGCGCGGCGCCGTGCCGTGATCGAAGACTTCAAGGCCTGCAACGCCGATGCGCTGCGGTCCTATTCGGGCGAGCGCGCCGCGAAATATGCCGCGCTGAAACTGTCGGGCCTCGAAGAGGCACCCGGCCATCTTGCCGTGTTCGCCGAGAAGACCGACCAGATCGGCGCCGGCCTCGGCCGCGCGACGATGCCGGAGACCACGGAATATTCCGTGGTGGCCGCGATCTGCTCGATGTGGCTCGCCGCGCGCGCCGAGGGGATCGGGCTCGGTTGGGTATCGATCCTCAACCCGGACCGCATCCACGACATTCTCGACGTGCCCGCGTCGTGGAAGTTCGTCGGCTATCTCTGCATCGGATACCCTCAGGCGGAATGCGACCGTCCGGAGCTCGAGCAGGCCAAGTGGGAATCGCGACGAGGTGCCGGTGAGTTCACCATCCGACGCTGA
- a CDS encoding DUF4336 domain-containing protein: MAVLLNFGHDIWIAGGPNVAVAGFHYPTRMAVVRLADGSLFVWSPVRLTEELRAATDALGHVRHIVAPNSLHHLFLAEWKRAYPAAVLHAPPGLRKRRRDIAFDADLADGASLDWVGQIDQVVMRGNLITSEVVFFHLVSGTVLFTDLLQQIPAELVSGWRATIAKLDLMVGPEPSVPRKFRIAFTNRRAARAALQRVLAWPAEKVLMAHGTPVEQDAPAFLRRAFAWLAG; the protein is encoded by the coding sequence ATGGCGGTACTGCTGAACTTCGGCCACGACATCTGGATTGCCGGAGGACCGAACGTGGCGGTCGCCGGGTTTCATTATCCCACCCGGATGGCGGTCGTCAGGCTTGCGGACGGCAGCCTGTTCGTCTGGTCGCCGGTCCGGCTGACAGAGGAGCTGCGGGCGGCCACGGACGCGCTGGGCCATGTCAGGCACATCGTGGCTCCCAATTCGCTGCATCATCTGTTTCTCGCCGAATGGAAGCGAGCCTATCCGGCCGCCGTGCTCCATGCCCCGCCGGGCCTGCGCAAGCGGCGCCGTGATATCGCCTTCGATGCCGATCTCGCCGATGGAGCGAGCCTTGATTGGGTCGGGCAGATCGACCAGGTGGTGATGCGCGGCAACCTGATCACGTCGGAGGTGGTCTTCTTTCATCTGGTGAGCGGCACCGTGCTGTTCACCGACCTGCTGCAACAGATTCCCGCCGAACTGGTCTCGGGCTGGCGGGCGACGATAGCGAAGCTCGACCTCATGGTCGGACCGGAGCCGTCGGTACCGCGTAAGTTCCGCATTGCCTTCACCAACCGCCGTGCCGCGCGCGCGGCCTTGCAACGCGTCCTGGCGTGGCCGGCCGAGAAGGTGCTGATGGCGCATGGCACGCCGGTCGAGCAGGATGCGCCGGCATTCCTGCGCCGCGCGTTCGCCTGGCTGGCCGGATGA
- a CDS encoding glycosyltransferase family 87 protein: MPQRTAVGQAPHAPTALTQAADAHTPSVRSGAGGLVSALRDAEWLTTDRVTAFTRIFLLLFIGCVASIPWFAPTMDVGHDFAAFWTAAKLALEGRAADAYGDAGRAAVAALFGQNSYPPFFYPPTSLWFWLPFALVSFATAAFIWIAATGAAYAAAMRAMLKGGSIVPALAFPGAWICALFGQNSLFSAALLGGSAATLDRYPAIAGVLLGCFSYKPQLALLAPLVLILTRRWRALAAAIATTLVLVLATTAIFGIEPWIKFVGVLPEAKAWSLDGRPGFEKFVSPFAAIRLAGGTSSTAWLIQLMAAAIAISVLVLVLRKRPGGAAEIALMVAATGLCVPSLGSYEVVILAIPGAWLIAQALAQGWLPYERIALAALYLTPFVMVPAAANGVQLAPLACAALVALVARRIARPPLAETANH; this comes from the coding sequence ATGCCCCAGCGCACGGCCGTCGGCCAAGCCCCCCATGCGCCGACAGCTCTGACGCAGGCCGCCGATGCGCATACGCCGTCGGTCAGGTCCGGCGCAGGCGGACTGGTCTCGGCGCTACGTGACGCCGAGTGGCTCACGACCGATCGGGTCACCGCCTTCACGCGGATATTTCTCCTCCTGTTCATCGGCTGCGTTGCGAGCATTCCATGGTTCGCGCCGACGATGGATGTCGGCCACGACTTCGCGGCATTCTGGACCGCGGCAAAGCTCGCCCTCGAAGGCCGCGCCGCCGATGCCTATGGCGATGCAGGCCGCGCCGCCGTCGCCGCCCTGTTCGGCCAGAACAGCTACCCGCCGTTCTTCTACCCGCCGACGTCGCTGTGGTTCTGGCTTCCGTTCGCGCTGGTGTCCTTCGCCACGGCCGCCTTCATCTGGATCGCCGCGACCGGCGCAGCCTATGCGGCTGCGATGCGGGCCATGCTCAAAGGCGGATCGATCGTTCCCGCGCTCGCCTTTCCCGGCGCATGGATATGCGCGCTGTTCGGGCAGAATTCGCTGTTCTCGGCGGCCCTGCTCGGCGGATCGGCCGCGACGCTGGATCGCTATCCGGCGATCGCGGGCGTGCTGCTCGGATGTTTCAGCTACAAGCCGCAGCTCGCCCTGCTTGCGCCGCTCGTCCTGATCCTGACACGGCGCTGGCGCGCGCTCGCCGCGGCGATCGCGACAACGCTCGTGCTGGTACTGGCTACCACCGCCATCTTCGGCATCGAGCCGTGGATCAAGTTTGTCGGCGTCCTGCCGGAAGCAAAGGCCTGGAGCCTGGATGGCCGGCCCGGCTTCGAGAAGTTCGTAAGTCCGTTCGCCGCGATCAGGCTGGCCGGCGGAACGAGCAGCACCGCCTGGCTCATCCAGCTGATGGCAGCCGCGATCGCGATCTCAGTCCTCGTCCTTGTGCTGCGAAAGCGCCCCGGCGGCGCCGCCGAGATCGCGCTGATGGTGGCAGCGACCGGCCTCTGCGTCCCCTCACTCGGCAGCTACGAGGTGGTGATCCTGGCGATCCCGGGCGCGTGGCTGATCGCGCAAGCGCTGGCACAAGGCTGGCTGCCCTACGAACGCATCGCACTCGCTGCGCTTTACCTGACGCCATTCGTCATGGTGCCTGCGGCCGCCAACGGCGTGCAATTGGCGCCGCTCGCCTGTGCGGCGCTCGTCGCTCTCGTCGCGCGACGCATCGCGCGCCCGCCGCTTGCAGAAACTGCCAATCACTGA
- a CDS encoding CbtA family protein: MSTFRSIVFSSVIAGFIVGLIVTAAQQFGTVPLILKAEVYEKAAEHKHEAAASPQVVLVHDAADHDHGAEAWEPKDGLERNLYTAGANILTAIGFALLLGGFFAVRSGATGEPISWHEGLMWGLAGFAVFTIAPGLGLPPELPGVPAAPLLSRQIWWITAVLATAAGLGLIVFRRSAPAAIAGVALIMLPHLIGAPELEHVETNVPSSLSHQFVVAVTLTSLVFWALLGSLTSTAFAYFDRPASA, encoded by the coding sequence ATGAGCACGTTTCGCTCGATCGTCTTCTCATCGGTCATTGCCGGATTCATCGTTGGCCTGATCGTCACCGCCGCCCAGCAGTTCGGCACCGTTCCGCTGATCCTCAAGGCCGAGGTCTACGAGAAGGCGGCCGAGCACAAGCATGAAGCCGCAGCCTCGCCACAGGTCGTCCTCGTGCACGACGCGGCAGATCATGACCATGGCGCCGAGGCATGGGAGCCGAAGGACGGGCTGGAGCGCAACCTCTACACGGCGGGCGCGAACATCCTGACCGCGATCGGCTTCGCACTCCTGCTCGGCGGCTTCTTCGCCGTCCGCAGTGGTGCGACGGGCGAACCGATCTCCTGGCACGAAGGCCTGATGTGGGGGCTCGCGGGCTTTGCCGTCTTCACGATCGCGCCAGGTCTTGGACTGCCGCCCGAACTGCCGGGTGTGCCGGCCGCGCCGCTGCTCTCGCGCCAGATCTGGTGGATCACGGCGGTGCTGGCGACGGCCGCCGGCCTCGGACTGATCGTGTTCAGGCGCTCGGCACCGGCCGCCATCGCCGGCGTCGCCCTGATCATGCTGCCGCATCTGATCGGCGCGCCCGAGCTCGAGCATGTCGAGACCAACGTGCCTTCGTCATTGTCGCATCAATTCGTGGTCGCCGTGACGCTGACCAGCCTGGTATTCTGGGCCCTGCTCGGCAGCCTGACCAGCACGGCCTTCGCCTATTTCGATCGGCCGGCGTCGGCGTAA
- a CDS encoding ABC transporter substrate-binding protein: MLEGFRLRACVAAAAMIGALSPALAQKNYGPGVSDTEIKIGNIMPYSGPASAYGAIGRTEAAYFKMINDQGGINGRKVDFISYDDGFSPPKSVEQARKLVEGDEVLLVFQPLGTAPNVAIQKYLNAKKVPHLFIASGATRFGDPKNFPWTMGWQPNYQSEGRIYAKYILDKFPNGKIAVLWQNDDAGKDALKGLRDGLGDKASSMIVADKSYELTDPTLDSQIVALRASGADILFTWAAPKGAAQTIKKVAELGWKPTFFLTSTATSVASVMRAAGVEHSQGIISVAYLKDPTDKIWADDAETKEWRTFMDKYMPDGDKTNGNHVYGYAAAQTLAQVLKQCGDDLTRENVMKQAASLKDFAPKMILPGIRINTGPNDFRPIEQSQLMRFEGESWTLFGNIITGEVGSE; the protein is encoded by the coding sequence ATGTTGGAGGGATTTCGTCTTCGCGCATGCGTGGCAGCCGCGGCAATGATCGGCGCGCTGTCGCCCGCGCTTGCGCAGAAGAATTACGGCCCGGGGGTCTCGGATACCGAGATCAAGATCGGCAACATCATGCCCTATAGCGGCCCCGCTTCCGCCTACGGCGCGATCGGCCGCACCGAGGCGGCCTATTTCAAGATGATCAACGACCAGGGCGGCATCAACGGACGCAAGGTCGATTTCATCAGCTATGACGACGGCTTCTCGCCGCCGAAATCGGTCGAGCAGGCACGCAAGCTGGTCGAAGGCGACGAGGTGCTGCTGGTGTTCCAGCCGCTCGGCACCGCGCCCAATGTCGCGATCCAGAAATATCTCAACGCCAAGAAGGTCCCTCACCTGTTCATCGCGTCGGGCGCAACGCGGTTCGGCGATCCGAAGAACTTTCCCTGGACGATGGGCTGGCAGCCGAACTACCAGAGCGAGGGCCGCATCTACGCCAAATACATCCTGGACAAATTCCCGAACGGCAAGATCGCGGTGCTCTGGCAGAACGACGACGCCGGCAAGGACGCGCTGAAGGGATTGCGCGACGGCCTCGGCGACAAGGCGAGCAGCATGATCGTCGCCGACAAGTCGTATGAGCTCACCGATCCGACGCTGGACTCGCAGATCGTGGCGCTGCGCGCCTCGGGCGCCGATATCCTGTTCACCTGGGCGGCGCCGAAGGGCGCGGCGCAGACCATCAAGAAGGTCGCCGAGCTCGGCTGGAAGCCGACCTTCTTCCTGACCTCGACGGCGACCTCGGTCGCCTCGGTAATGCGCGCCGCCGGCGTCGAGCATTCACAAGGCATCATCTCGGTCGCCTATCTGAAGGACCCGACCGACAAGATCTGGGCCGACGACGCCGAGACCAAGGAATGGCGGACGTTCATGGACAAGTACATGCCCGACGGCGACAAGACCAACGGCAATCACGTCTATGGCTACGCCGCTGCGCAAACGCTCGCGCAAGTGCTCAAGCAGTGCGGCGACGATCTGACGCGCGAGAACGTGATGAAGCAGGCCGCCAGCCTGAAGGACTTTGCGCCGAAGATGATCCTGCCCGGAATCAGGATCAATACCGGCCCGAACGATTTCCGGCCGATCGAACAGTCGCAGCTGATGCGGTTCGAAGGCGAGAGCTGGACGCTGTTCGGCAACATCATCACCGGCGAAGTCGGCAGCGAGTAA
- the cobU gene encoding bifunctional adenosylcobinamide kinase/adenosylcobinamide-phosphate guanylyltransferase yields the protein MAVILITGGARSGKSRRAEGRARAFPGQPVYIATAEALDAEMDERIARHRARRGNDWIEREVPLDLVEALSATDGGGARLVDCLTLWLSNLLHAERDWSQEVTRLAAALPRQRSPVILVTNEVGLGIVPDNALARTFRDAAGLMNQSIAAAADEVEFVVAGLPMKLK from the coding sequence ATGGCGGTCATTCTGATCACGGGCGGGGCGCGATCCGGGAAAAGCCGGCGCGCCGAAGGTCGTGCGCGCGCCTTTCCGGGGCAGCCGGTCTATATCGCCACCGCCGAGGCGCTCGATGCTGAAATGGACGAGCGGATCGCCCGGCATCGCGCGCGGCGCGGCAACGACTGGATCGAACGCGAGGTGCCGCTCGATCTCGTCGAGGCGTTGTCCGCGACCGATGGCGGCGGCGCAAGGCTGGTTGATTGCCTGACGCTCTGGCTGTCCAACCTGCTGCATGCCGAGCGCGACTGGTCGCAGGAGGTCACGCGGCTGGCGGCTGCGCTGCCGCGCCAGCGCAGCCCGGTGATCCTGGTCACCAACGAGGTTGGCCTCGGCATCGTGCCCGACAATGCGCTGGCGCGAACGTTCCGCGACGCCGCCGGCCTGATGAATCAGTCGATCGCAGCCGCAGCCGACGAGGTCGAATTCGTTGTGGCCGGCCTGCCGATGAAGCTAAAATGA
- the cbiB gene encoding adenosylcobinamide-phosphate synthase CbiB, protein MGFAGAMVVAMAVDALIGWPSPLFARIGHPVTWLGWLINLLDGAWNRTSDPSPFRRAAGAAAAILVIALAAALGWAVQSMLASEWAGVVVVGVLAWPLVALRSLHDHVAAVAKPLVSGDIAAARLAVGQIVGRDPAMLDDAGIARASIESLAENASDGIVAPVFWGALFGLPGILGYKAINTLDSMIGHRTERHEAFGWAAARIDDLANIIPARLTGLMFVLLAPDRSQAWSCTLRDARRHRSPNAGWPEAAIAGALGVRLSGPRIYHGHVADEPWLNEAARDAAAADILAGLTLYRRAMTLLAGVFVALALL, encoded by the coding sequence GTGGGTTTTGCGGGAGCGATGGTGGTGGCGATGGCCGTGGATGCCTTGATCGGCTGGCCGTCCCCGCTGTTTGCGCGCATCGGCCATCCCGTGACCTGGCTCGGTTGGCTGATCAATTTGCTTGATGGCGCCTGGAACCGGACATCCGATCCGTCGCCATTTCGCCGCGCGGCAGGCGCTGCGGCGGCGATCCTGGTGATTGCGCTGGCGGCCGCGCTCGGCTGGGCCGTTCAGTCCATGCTCGCATCCGAATGGGCGGGTGTCGTCGTTGTCGGTGTGCTGGCGTGGCCGCTGGTGGCGTTGCGCTCGCTGCATGACCATGTTGCCGCGGTGGCCAAGCCGCTGGTCTCCGGTGACATCGCAGCTGCCCGTCTGGCGGTCGGGCAGATCGTCGGACGCGATCCGGCGATGCTCGACGATGCCGGCATCGCGCGCGCGAGCATCGAGAGTCTTGCCGAGAACGCGTCCGACGGCATCGTGGCGCCGGTGTTCTGGGGCGCGCTGTTCGGCCTGCCGGGAATCCTGGGCTACAAGGCGATCAACACGCTGGACTCCATGATCGGGCATCGCACCGAGCGGCACGAAGCATTCGGCTGGGCGGCGGCCCGGATCGACGATCTCGCCAACATCATTCCGGCGCGGCTGACCGGGCTGATGTTCGTGCTGCTCGCGCCAGACCGTTCGCAGGCGTGGTCATGCACGCTGCGCGATGCACGGCGGCATCGTTCGCCGAATGCCGGCTGGCCGGAAGCCGCGATCGCCGGCGCGCTCGGCGTGCGGCTCAGCGGCCCCCGCATCTATCACGGGCACGTCGCGGACGAGCCCTGGCTGAACGAGGCCGCGCGCGATGCGGCCGCCGCCGACATCCTCGCCGGGCTGACGCTCTATCGCCGTGCCATGACGCTGCTGGCCGGGGTGTTCGTCGCGCTGGCGTTGCTGTAA
- a CDS encoding NAD(P)/FAD-dependent oxidoreductase: protein MSRLVQTSPDHGARPPLVAECDAVVVGAGFGGLYAIYRLRELGLKVIGIEAAADVGGTWYWNRYPGARCDIPSLFYSYTWSEELRREWRWSEKYAAQPEILRYAQRVADRFELRSLIRFDTRVTSADWDEAGESWTVRTDRGDCIVASICVMATGNLSMPNKPNVPGLERFRGPVYHTGQWPHQEIDFSGLRVAVIGTGSSGVQTIPMIARAASRLTVFQRTPNYSVPARNAPLSDADIAAAEPVIARYRESLETPEFGRVPANAFEAPVPGRDEQWARYEQLWEQGGGGILTAFPNILTDEAVNDVACDFVRDKIRGIVDDATTAAALSPQDYPLGVKRICIDTGYFATYNLPHVELVDLRAEPLTAVTETGLETATRSFALDALVLATGYDAMTGALAAMQIRGRDGTSLKQAWADGPSAYLGLMVSGFPNLFIVTGPGSPSVIGNVIHACENHVEWITACLGSMRAKGLTRIEPERDAEQAWMAHVADAASRTLYPKANSWYQGANIAGKPRVFMPYVGQGYRHRIAQIAQHGYEGFVLR, encoded by the coding sequence ATGAGCAGACTGGTGCAGACGAGCCCGGACCACGGCGCGAGGCCGCCGCTGGTTGCCGAATGCGATGCCGTCGTGGTCGGAGCCGGCTTCGGCGGGCTGTATGCCATCTACCGGTTGCGCGAGCTCGGGCTGAAGGTGATCGGCATCGAGGCGGCAGCCGACGTCGGAGGCACCTGGTACTGGAATCGCTATCCCGGCGCACGCTGCGACATACCGAGCCTGTTCTACTCCTACACCTGGTCGGAAGAGCTGCGGCGGGAATGGCGCTGGAGCGAGAAATACGCTGCCCAGCCGGAGATCCTGCGCTATGCGCAGCGTGTCGCCGATCGGTTCGAGCTGCGCTCGCTGATCCGCTTCGACACCCGCGTGACCAGCGCCGACTGGGACGAGGCCGGCGAGAGCTGGACCGTGCGCACCGATCGCGGCGATTGCATCGTCGCGTCGATTTGCGTGATGGCGACCGGCAATCTCTCGATGCCGAACAAGCCGAACGTGCCGGGCCTGGAGCGGTTTCGCGGGCCGGTCTATCACACCGGACAGTGGCCGCATCAGGAGATCGATTTCTCCGGCCTGCGCGTCGCGGTGATCGGCACCGGTTCATCGGGCGTGCAGACCATCCCGATGATCGCGAGGGCGGCGAGCCGCCTGACCGTGTTCCAACGCACGCCGAACTACTCCGTGCCGGCGCGCAACGCGCCGCTGTCCGACGCCGATATCGCCGCCGCCGAACCCGTGATCGCCAGATATCGCGAGAGCCTCGAGACACCGGAGTTCGGACGCGTGCCCGCCAATGCATTCGAGGCGCCGGTGCCGGGGCGCGACGAGCAGTGGGCGCGCTATGAACAGCTCTGGGAGCAGGGTGGCGGCGGCATCCTGACCGCGTTCCCGAACATCCTCACCGATGAAGCCGTCAACGACGTCGCCTGCGACTTCGTGCGCGACAAGATCCGCGGCATCGTCGACGACGCGACCACCGCGGCGGCGCTGTCGCCGCAGGACTATCCGCTCGGCGTCAAGCGCATCTGCATCGATACCGGTTATTTCGCGACCTACAACCTGCCGCATGTCGAGCTCGTCGACCTGCGCGCCGAGCCGCTCACGGCGGTCACCGAGACCGGCCTCGAGACCGCGACGCGGTCTTTCGCGCTCGACGCGCTGGTGCTGGCAACCGGCTATGATGCGATGACCGGGGCACTTGCCGCGATGCAGATCCGCGGCCGCGACGGCACGAGCTTGAAGCAGGCCTGGGCCGACGGGCCCAGCGCCTATCTCGGCCTGATGGTATCCGGCTTTCCGAACCTGTTCATCGTGACCGGCCCGGGCAGCCCATCAGTCATCGGCAATGTGATCCACGCCTGTGAGAACCATGTCGAATGGATCACCGCCTGTCTCGGCAGCATGCGCGCAAAAGGATTGACGCGGATCGAGCCCGAGCGCGATGCCGAGCAGGCCTGGATGGCACATGTCGCCGACGCCGCCAGCCGCACGCTCTATCCGAAGGCCAATTCCTGGTACCAGGGCGCCAACATCGCCGGCAAGCCGCGGGTGTTCATGCCGTATGTCGGGCAGGGCTACCGCCATCGCATCGCGCAGATCGCGCAGCACGGTTACGAGGGATTTGTATTGCGCTGA
- a CDS encoding CbtB-domain containing protein — protein MSQSQATQTQTAHLPVAAGQVGRLAQSLMAMTLGLFIVGVVGFSHIDVVHNAAHDVRHSNAFPCH, from the coding sequence ATGAGCCAATCCCAGGCTACGCAAACCCAGACGGCGCATCTGCCGGTTGCCGCCGGACAGGTCGGACGGCTTGCGCAGTCGCTGATGGCGATGACGCTCGGTCTGTTCATTGTCGGCGTGGTCGGATTCTCGCACATCGACGTGGTCCACAATGCCGCGCACGACGTGCGTCATTCCAACGCATTCCCCTGCCACTGA
- a CDS encoding cupin domain-containing protein: protein MDIKRAGTVPSRRGNAEWFSGTVWADGIVNAPAPARVQAARVTFEPGARTAWHTHPLGQTLHVTAGVGYVQSWDGPIRVIRPGDVVWIPPGEKHWHGAAPTTGMSHIAIHEVLDGDYATWMEHVSDAQYAAAPQAD, encoded by the coding sequence ATGGACATCAAGCGCGCAGGAACGGTCCCGAGCCGCCGCGGCAACGCCGAATGGTTCAGCGGCACCGTATGGGCTGATGGGATCGTCAACGCACCGGCGCCGGCGCGGGTGCAGGCCGCGCGCGTCACGTTCGAGCCGGGCGCGCGTACCGCCTGGCACACCCATCCGCTCGGCCAGACGCTCCACGTCACGGCTGGCGTGGGATATGTGCAGAGCTGGGACGGTCCGATCCGGGTGATCCGCCCCGGCGACGTGGTGTGGATTCCGCCGGGCGAGAAGCACTGGCACGGCGCGGCGCCGACCACGGGCATGAGCCATATCGCGATCCACGAAGTGCTCGACGGCGACTACGCCACCTGGATGGAGCACGTCTCCGACGCGCAATACGCGGCGGCGCCGCAGGCCGATTGA
- a CDS encoding LacI family DNA-binding transcriptional regulator yields MAKTRRTRPTIRDVAAEAGVSVSSVSRTLNGGIYTSAELHARIMRAVKRLGFEPDQAAQALRSRASNTIGCMVADFSNPHYTGMVSAAEEEFQRAGFLLMLAATKHEEVREAAFLSAVRRRQMDGLLLFAGDNSHKDFMKGLATLDLPCVSVDRDVPGSVPVRVDHRGGALEATRYLLGLGHRRIALLTGSAAVLPSTERLAGYRQAHQEAKIEVDPTLIRPHMQGANTAFSSVCQLLQSAKPPTAIISLGTSMLAEVLEAITSNGLRYPQDVSLVCSGDTDLARHATPAISALSWDMNEVGRTAARLLLEQIRDDDKPRSSEPVFLPTRLILRHSCAAPATPARGRK; encoded by the coding sequence ATGGCCAAGACACGACGGACACGACCGACGATTCGTGACGTCGCGGCCGAGGCCGGCGTATCGGTCTCGAGCGTCAGCCGCACGCTCAATGGCGGCATCTACACCAGCGCGGAGCTGCACGCCCGCATCATGCGCGCGGTGAAGCGTCTCGGCTTCGAGCCGGACCAGGCGGCGCAGGCGTTGCGCTCGCGGGCCTCCAACACGATCGGCTGCATGGTCGCCGACTTCTCCAACCCGCACTACACCGGCATGGTGAGCGCGGCGGAGGAGGAGTTCCAGCGCGCCGGCTTCCTGCTGATGCTGGCCGCCACCAAGCACGAGGAGGTGCGCGAGGCCGCGTTCCTGTCGGCGGTGCGCCGCCGCCAGATGGATGGCCTGCTGCTGTTCGCCGGCGACAATTCCCACAAGGACTTCATGAAGGGGCTGGCGACGCTCGACCTGCCCTGCGTGAGCGTGGACCGCGACGTGCCGGGCAGCGTGCCGGTTCGGGTCGATCATCGCGGCGGTGCGCTGGAGGCGACGCGCTATCTGCTCGGCCTCGGCCATCGCCGGATCGCGCTGCTCACCGGCAGCGCCGCGGTGCTGCCGAGCACGGAGCGGCTCGCGGGCTACCGGCAGGCGCACCAGGAAGCGAAGATCGAGGTCGACCCCACGCTGATCCGCCCGCACATGCAGGGCGCCAACACCGCCTTCAGCTCGGTGTGCCAGCTGCTGCAATCGGCAAAGCCGCCCACCGCGATCATCTCGCTCGGCACCAGCATGCTGGCCGAGGTGCTGGAGGCGATCACCAGCAACGGCCTGCGCTATCCGCAGGACGTCTCGCTGGTGTGCAGCGGCGACACCGACCTCGCCCGCCATGCGACGCCCGCGATCTCGGCCTTGAGCTGGGACATGAACGAGGTCGGCCGCACCGCCGCGCGGCTGCTGCTTGAGCAGATCCGCGACGACGACAAGCCCCGCAGCAGCGAGCCGGTATTCCTGCCGACACGCCTGATCCTGCGCCATTCCTGCGCCGCGCCGGCAACGCCGGCGCGGGGCCGAAAATAG
- the cobD gene encoding threonine-phosphate decarboxylase CobD, translating to MREHGGNLDVAQQRFGGAADDWIDLSTGINRQPYPLLDVEPRQWSALPSRSDIESLHRAARQAYATGAPILAIGGAQAAIQLLPRLAPRGRARILAPTYNEYAAVLSAAGWDVEEASDLAALADADLAVVVNPNNPDGRRHERGELLALLPRVGRLVIDESFADAVPDLSLAAEAGRPHLLILRSFGKFYGLAGVRLGFAIGSERDIAGLAAMAGPWPVSGAAIAIGRRALLDRDWATATAARLADDCVGLDTAARSRGWTLVGGTPLFRLYDVGDALAAQEKLARGQIWSRVFQQQPGWLRLGLPGNEAEWSRLSAVLARG from the coding sequence ATGCGAGAGCACGGCGGAAATCTTGACGTCGCCCAGCAACGCTTCGGCGGGGCCGCGGACGATTGGATCGACCTGTCGACGGGGATCAACCGGCAGCCTTATCCGCTGCTCGATGTCGAGCCGCGGCAATGGAGCGCGTTACCGTCGCGATCGGACATCGAATCCCTCCACCGCGCCGCGCGGCAGGCTTACGCGACCGGTGCGCCGATTTTGGCGATCGGTGGCGCACAGGCGGCGATTCAGCTGCTGCCGCGTCTCGCGCCTCGCGGGCGGGCGCGCATCCTGGCGCCGACCTATAATGAGTATGCCGCGGTGCTGTCGGCCGCCGGTTGGGACGTCGAGGAAGCATCCGATCTCGCAGCGCTCGCCGACGCTGATCTTGCCGTCGTCGTCAATCCGAACAATCCGGATGGACGGCGCCACGAACGGGGCGAACTGCTGGCGTTGTTGCCGCGCGTCGGCCGGCTCGTGATCGACGAGAGTTTTGCCGACGCCGTTCCCGACCTCTCCCTCGCAGCGGAGGCAGGACGGCCACACCTCCTGATCCTGCGCTCGTTCGGGAAATTCTACGGACTGGCCGGCGTCAGGCTCGGCTTCGCCATCGGCAGCGAACGCGATATCGCCGGACTTGCGGCGATGGCGGGCCCTTGGCCGGTCTCGGGAGCCGCCATTGCGATTGGGCGGCGGGCGTTGCTCGATCGGGACTGGGCAACAGCGACGGCCGCGCGGCTCGCGGACGATTGCGTCGGGCTCGACACGGCAGCACGCTCGCGAGGCTGGACGCTGGTCGGCGGCACGCCGCTGTTTCGTCTCTATGATGTCGGCGATGCGCTCGCCGCACAGGAGAAGCTTGCCCGCGGCCAGATCTGGTCGCGGGTTTTCCAGCAACAGCCGGGATGGTTGCGCCTCGGCCTGCCGGGCAACGAAGCCGAATGGTCGCGGCTCTCTGCCGTGCTGGCGCGCGGATAA